The nucleotide window AACAACTTTATGATTTAATTTGGAAATACAACCTCCATATCTTAATACTGAGCAGACCTTATTATGGGTTTCAAACTTGAATGTCAGTTTAGTGCGTCGTAGGGATTTGTGGAACTTTTCAAAGATTAGTATCTTTGTTTGATATCAATCAGACGTGGTTTTGACGTAGAAACGGAAATTTACAGTGCAGCCTACCTATTTATGACTCAACCAAAGGTTTGCTATACTGAATGCAGTGCAACAGATTCTTAACGGCTGCCGAGATGAACCTTAATCACATTTACTTGCTCTTGATGAAGTCCTTACATTGCATCCAAGTATTAACTCAAGTAAATGCAGGTATGTTTAAATTTAACACTCAAACATAAAACTAGCTCGGCAATTTTGCTGTATCTAACTATGTTTTTCTAACAATATTATTTAAATGAATATGTCTGAGGACATACTGCCATCAATACCTAACTGTAACTCTGATCttgtaatgttacttgtaatgTTGGTGGGTCATTTATCTTCTTTACTTGAGGCATGAACAGTTGATTGCTGTAAGTTGACTATATATTTCACTTAACAGTGGTCACAGAAGGAATCAATGTCAGCCAGACACCTCCAGAAATCGAGGCTTTTGAAGGAGATACCATCAATATGCAGTGCTCTTGCGAAAAGGGCAAGATAGACAGTATCAGGGTAGCATGGAAGAAAGACTCAAAGGAATTTCTTCAGGCAACTACAAATACTACAGCTAACATCAACAGAAGTTCAACTTCCATCAACGAAACAACAGCAAGGCTAACAATTAAAAATATTATCCAACATGATTCAGGAATGTACGTCTGTCAAGTCACTGTTGAAATACCACCACCGATTCGAAAAGGCTCGGGGAATGGAACAAAATTAACTGTGCAAGGTAAATCCCCACTGAAATTCTGTCATTAAAACTTTACACAGAATACTTTGAGTACTTCTCAAACAAATATTCTGATtgctttttttaatcaaaatgtgTCCTCTGATTTTCGAATGTAAAAGAACACCTGTAGTTTATTTGTTAACATAAGATCAAAAGTATTATTTTCATATCAGCATCCAATGTAGCAACAATACAGAATTAAGTATAAACTTCCTGGGCTATATTTCAAAATTGTATGTGTTATTCTCAGTTTGAAACATTGAGCACAATTTCAGAATGAAAAGACAGCAGCAGTTAGTCTATATGACAAGCTAAAAGGACAGGGTAGGACTTTCACAATGAACGGCAGGACCCGGGGAATGGTGTTGAATAGTCACATGTACGGTGAAGTAAGCTTTTACCACATTGGCGCTTCATCAATGAGGCTATTGactagaaattgggatgttatgttgcagttctgCGTTTTGAATATGGtattctgttttggtcaccctgtaacaggaaagatgctattaagctggaaagatagcagaaaagatttacgagtatgttgccaggatttgagttataaggagaagttgggcaggctaggacttaattAATTGGAGCGCATGTGAcagaggggtgatcatatagaggtatgtaaaatcatgaggggcgtagatagggtgaatgcacagggtaTTTTTCCCAGGGGttagggaatcaagaattagGGAGTGCACAgcagagaagggaaagatttaacaagatCCCGAagaataactttttcacaaaagggTGGTATGTATATGGCAAAAGTTGCCAGAGGAACTGGTTGAGGCAGTTCCAATAACAAAATTTTGAAGGTTTTAGGACAGATACACGGATAGTAAAGATTTGGAGAAatatgggactatcttagatgggcaTATTGGTTGGAATGACAGAGCTAGGCTGAGAGGTCTGTTTCCATAGCgtgtgactctatgattctacgaCATGATACACTACAGTAATCGGGATGAATACTGTAAATCTCTAATAAAACCACGATAAGCAAAGGGGGAAAAGGCAGGTTGGCGTAATttgataaaatacctttgaatatTTTTACCAATTCCCATTGTTACTTATAATTTTGAGTTCACGGATGAAATGAGTGCAGTACAGTTAATTTCTTCAGAAATAAATATTACAAATGCTGAATACCGCAGATAATTTAATTTTAGATAAGACACAAAAGAGCCTAGTTTGAAAGTACCTGGATGACTCCCATATGGAACGTCTCAATTAGGTACACATTCTCCTTTCATGCTCTAACCATGCTATGATTCTGCTAAAAATCCTCGTTGAAGATCCAGTGAGCAgcgttcagtttcctcccacgtcccaggaACATATATGTTTGTGAGTTGATTGTAGAATTGAAAAATAGAAATGACTAATACAAAGAAAATGTGAATATTCAGAAGTTACACTTTATATTACTGATTATATTGTACAATAGTTGGTCGGTGCCAGCCTTGCCATCAGCGTTTTGTTTTctctacttttttttgtttttttagtgtgtcttaatttatgtttttaatgtttctcggtgtgtcttgtgtggggggtggtgcgagggggtaagggggaaaccattttggtCGACTCCTCCACAGAGAGGAGACTtttcatgtcgcctccctcgtggcctaacatcgaggatcggtgcggcctttcccagagatgcgcccggggcttcagctgcgggcgcagcgcggactctcgtcgcggagcgggcgagccctcgccgggagtcgccagaggggagcgctccgttcactGGCCGGCGACAGCCTGAAGCTCCGCactctgcggagctccagctggcggcgtccgcagcctgggatccctcattggggaccccggaggagaagagctccaaccgctggTCCGAGGCCAACTTctacggcggggacttaccatccggagtggggtccctcgccagggatccctggagaggagctctgaccgccggccctgcagtctgcggtgcttctggctgcggcgcggcggggactttaaatcttcgactgccggcctgcggcctacacgatcttgaagccgcggtctccggtggggaggcaccgattcagggcttacctggacttaccctgtctgcacatctggatgcccgcagcggtgactgcggggggttgaggtcccgaccacggggggaaatggaggaggactggccaaattttatgcctatcaccacagtgatgaatgctttggtggatgtttgcgttaaatttgtgtattgtgtgttgttttttattgtaccgctgctggcaaattcatttcacttaccGTATGTTTTGCTTTATGTGCAAATgtttatcagctgcaaaaccagcaggatgctcctcagcttcttcccacaggctataagactgttaaatgaactttcccccctgccaagtatcgcgcacaaaccccccacactgcagcagagccactgttgtgccgctgccggtcggaacggctgttgaatgttattgaatgttattagagggttaaattgttcatgactgtattttaattttaattgctatttattttgtaacgaaaactgaacggacactggttgagaaacgtttttttgtttcctctgagtatgcgaatactcaggaaatgacaataaagatttacaatttacaattacaatttacaagtgatgaataaaacttgacttgacaatctAAATGATTAACAATACATTGGAAAAAATAAACTCATAGGAACATGACACATGTTTGTATTAATACAAATCCATTCATCTTTATGATCAGAATAGTGGTTGTTTTATCACAGAAATATACAGATAGAAACAATGTGTCATTCAAAAGTTAatgaaattattatttaaaatggTGGAAAATACCAGGAGACGTGAAGAAGACAGGGAGCGGTAATATTTTAGATTCTAGAGTTGAGGTGCTGGAATTTATATGACCACCTAGATGATTTCAAGGCATTGCTTTTGAGTGGAGAATGATTCAATCAATGATGCTTTGTTTATTTGTCAAATGCTTCCATAGTATCATCTGAATGACATCTGCCATTTCATTATGCCCACGGAACACCTTGAGAATTTGAAGACATCAAATACAATTTATATGCTAATATATTTTTTTGGCTACAAACAAGAACAATCAACGGACGATAAGATAGTTGGACTGAGAAGTGAATTTGCTTAAAGCAATGTGGCATAACCAGATTGGGATTAAACACTTGTTTTGCACTCTGAAGATGCAGCAGACTAAAATAAAAAAGTTTAATTTTCACTTTGACTAGACATAATTATGTTGCGATCAGTGGAAAGCTAAAATGTAGTAAGTGTGCACATAAAGTACATATAGATTTCTTGGTAGAATTCAAATTGGTCAAGTGAATTCCTCTTTTAAAACTCAATTATCCTCTAAATGAAGGTGGAATTATTTTGTGCCAATGCAAACTGCATCTTAATTTCTGGTCATGACAGGGTGGTCTGGCGTACCTGATCATAGTGTGTACCCCAAATGTATTGGAGAGATATATTGAAGGAGAAACAAACGGATAGGAAGTTACCAGAGAAATAATGTATACATTTCTATATTTTTCATTTGCCCATCTTTATGGTATGATTGTGCCTTTTGGATAATACTAATTGGGCTGTATTTAAATTGTAGTcacaaatacatttttttcaATACTAGAACACAAATATTgaatattgtaaaaaaaaaaatgctggagaaactcagcaggtcaggtagcatctgtggaagcaaatgAACAGACAATATTTTGGATTAGACTGAAAAAAGTGTGCCCCGAGTGAAGGTCTCCTTAAACTATGCCCCTTTTGAAGAGCTTCTCTGCAGTGAGCACTTTGCCTGCTTTAAAGTGGGGGAGATTTACATTTGTTGGAATAAGAACAAACTATGCAAAACACCAAAAGGACAGATTACAATAAATGTTTTCATATAGAAGGTCTAGGGAGGGTTGTAGGGAAGGTTGAAGGTATACTGTAGACAGCAGTAAAAAAAGGTAGATCCACAAAAATTGATATACATTTCAAACAAACATTTAACTGCTTTAACTGCTATGAAAGTTTACTGAACGCTTAAGTGTTGCTTTTGTCAGATGCATGGTTCAGTCTCTAGCCCTTAAACTAATTTTGGTATGCATCTTGGACTTATCTGTTGTGATTTTATTTGCAACTTGAGTAGTTCACCAGAATTTGAATCCGTTGATTATTTTAGAACCCAAATCTGTGATCACTTCTCAGAATCAATGTTATCAAATAATGCCTTGCAAGCTTCTGCGCTCAATATATTATCTCAATTTACTGCGAGGTACTCCCAAATTCAAAGTCTACCTCTAAACATGGATTTAAGATGAAATCAAAAATGTAATTCATTTATTTGTGACAATCTGCTGGTGTCAACATTTCTCATTGGGTCTTTgtattttattgctttatgcattGGTTAACTATAATTGTAAGTGCTACAACACTTTTGCCAAAACATACAAGCTTTTGACAATTTTTGATATTTCTTAGCAAAATGTTTTGTTTCTTAGGGTGGTAGACACAAGAATGTTTACATTTTTATCGGACTGCTGATATTTTTGGTTTCTTGTCCAGGTCTTATGAATATTTGGCCAGTCTTCCTCCAGATCTGCCGCTCGCTAGATAAAAGTATCTCTTTTGGTCTAGATAAACCTGTGGGATCAGATTGTGCAATTTTAAGTTGCAAACTATGGCCCTCTATGTATTGAATCTTTATCTCAATTTTGAACtgtgaacattttgaaaaattgatTGGAAACTTCTCGTCAATGCAAGAGTCATCAGAGAACTAagtaaaataaaatgtgaatTGTCTCGTTAAGTTCGCTATTAAACTTTATCAGTTGTTATTCAGGCAGAACTATCATAATACTTTTGCAGGACAATAGCACAATAATAGAAGAAATAAAATAAGGTCATCAAAGATGCGTTTGGACAcagatgcatttaaaaaaaggtaTTTGATTTTAAACCATtacaaatttaaacatgataaggTCGTTATTCAAGATTATatacaaataataacattttttttaatattagctTGTGGCGGCAATAGAAATATAAATtcctgaattttggaattagtggGAATTCAATGATTGTTGTAATTATTATCAACAGTCAAGTCAATGCACATTTCATTTGATGAAGTACATTGGTTGTTGTGGTATAGGGTGCTTTATATTTCCCGCAAGTTACTTGAGTTTCACGTTGGGTTTCCTATTTTAATTGGCTCTCTGGCCCCATTCAGAATATTGTAATCTTACCGGCCAGGACTATTAGCCCACTGTCGATTAAtgaagggtggtgtaaaatcaaCATTCATCTGATTCAATTTAAAAATATACCCCCTGGCTGTTCTTATTTACATCTTTTTATCTGACCTTAATTATTCCCCCAGTTTATTTTCCATTTATACTTCAGGACTTAAACGCTTTAGTGTCTTCTTAGCTGCCTAGCCATCGAAGAAAAATGCCCCTCAGTCAGAAACATTGTTAACTCATCACCAATTTTTTACATCTaataatgtaaaaaaatgtaatttaagtGAACAGACCATCAATCACAAAACATGATCTATGCAATTTCCTGAATATTTTGGCACGGTACAAATCAATTAAACAAGCATGCATCAGATGCTTTAAttttcaattttagtttagagagaaacagcattgaaactggcccttcagtccaccaaagatagatacaaaaagctgaagtaactccagaccgaagaagggtgtcgacccaaaacatcatccattccttctctccagagatgctgcctgacccgctgttactccagctttttgtgtctatcttcggtttaaacccagcatctgcagttccttcctccaccttcagtccatcaagtccatgctgaccatctttcatccgttcacactagttctatgtcatcccactttttcatctactaggggcaatt belongs to Leucoraja erinacea ecotype New England chromosome 1, Leri_hhj_1, whole genome shotgun sequence and includes:
- the LOC129701708 gene encoding uncharacterized protein LOC129701708, yielding MQCNRFLTAAEMNLNHIYLLLMKSLHCIQVLTQVNAVVTEGINVSQTPPEIEAFEGDTINMQCSCEKGKIDSIRVAWKKDSKEFLQATTNTTANINRSSTSINETTARLTIKNIIQHDSGMYVCQVTVEIPPPIRKGSGNGTKLTVQANVNYSPKFCAVLLLLILVPAIIYYKQRQKRKTNARASGRVVTEVINEENQENEGSEENTHSRGSSHWMASSLYESFDYFTIKQEEKEEACNISES